One genomic window of Eleginops maclovinus isolate JMC-PN-2008 ecotype Puerto Natales chromosome 12, JC_Emac_rtc_rv5, whole genome shotgun sequence includes the following:
- the tcima gene encoding transcriptional and immune response regulator a has translation MSSSYASSECRRVSPSVHGNKFATAHRKKAVANIFDNVNQDALMRLFQKTGDMKAEERVRSIFSYTQDPEETARALMALKQRKKDKFLQIAGMLRHLLQMR, from the coding sequence ATGTCCTCCTCTTACGCGTCCTCGGAGTGCCGCCGTGTCAGCCCCTCGGTGCACGGCAACAAATTCGCCACCGCGCACCGGAAGAAGGCCGTGGCCAACATATTCGATAACGTGAACCAGGACGCGCTCATGAGGCTGTTCCAGAAGACCGGTGACATGAAGGCGGAGGAGCGCGTGCGGAGCATCTTCTCCTACACGCAGGACCCGGAGGAGACGGCGCGAGCGCTCATGGCTCTGAAGCAGCGCAAGAAGGACAAGTTCCTGCAGATCGCGGGCATGCTGCGGCACCTGCTCCAGATGCGCTGA